Below is a genomic region from Gadus macrocephalus chromosome 14, ASM3116895v1.
acacacacacacacacacacacacacaaacacacaaacacagacatactcaaacacagaaTTGTCGCCATTATATGCATTCATATGCAGTATCTGGTTGATGGGCTGACAtgttaaacatgtatttatatattgtaAGTCGGTGATGGGACTGACTTTATTTCAAGTGTTCATATGCAGTATATATGTGGGTGATGGCAATGACACGATATCAACGTGCTCATATACAATATCTGGGTGATAATGTTCAGTTTGCAGTGACCAGAAAAGTTTAATAAAAATGTGGTATTCACCATTCATTAGCAGACTTGAAGTGCTTCTTGCAACTTGCTCAGGGATCCCTACAGGTTGACCAAATATGAATTTAACGTTATAAACTATGCTGTTGATAGTGTTTGTGTTTAGTAGTACATCAAATGTGGTATTGAGAAGGGGCTGAAGAAGGACTGCATAGGCTTTGtgtttcttgttgtttttgtgtttctgttgtgtgtctgaatgcctgtttgtgcgtgcatgtgcgtatgtgaatatgtgtatgcattgtgcgtgcgtgtgcgtgcgttcgtgtatGTGtgccctctcttcccctcagtATAGTCAGTGTGGCCGGGTTGAAGGCAAAGCCCATGACAGAgtgtgtggctgtctgtgtgtatgtactgcAATGGTATGGAGCCAGAGTGTctagctgcctgtctgtccggtTGTCTGTGTGAGCACAGGCTGACCAGCAGCCATGCTTTAGAGCAGGGCAGGGAGGGGctggaggcagacagagaccgagggagggatgagatcctttatctctgtcactctctgtttctgtctccgaCATCTCCCGTCCTGTCTCGGCGCTGTTGTCTTTAACATTTTGCAAAGTCACAAAGCATGCCAGTGATGTTTGAGGGAGGACCAATCTATCAACACAACGACCCATCTTGTACCAGGGATTGGCTGGTTTAAGTGTCCAAGGCATTAAACAGAGTGAATATTTTGGGTGGAGACCATGACCGTAATGCCTAAAAAAGTGAACATTGTTACTCTAGTAAAAATGCAGAGGTGTGGTAGTCTGTGATATATGAAACTTAATAATaactaaaataataaaataaataataaaagactATGAGAGATACAAAATGCTTTCTAAATGCTATAGGAAAACAGAATAAATCTCAACAATAAACAGAAAATGTCCCTCGTCTATCTGTATCTTTGTCTCGAGTAAAGGCTCTCTTAATCCATGATTGTAGTCGCGATACTGAGCATAGTTGGATTCAAATGCTTTCAAAAAGACCTTTCCCATTCATAAATTGGTTTAGCCTTGATCTCATTCAGTCTTTGTTTCCTTGCCATTTGTTAGGCATGACTTTGTGTTGTATTCAACGCATGCTGTCAGAGCACACTAACTCCATTTTCTATGTCCATTGtttaaataaaaccaaacatcTCTAGGCAGACGGAAGAAAATGGCaacataaaaacaaatgttggTACTGAAATTATCTCTGGCTTGGTATAACTCCATGTTCCAAGATTGTAGCTAAAGCAAAAGATGAATCAGGTAGAAGACATTCCCCTACTCATTGCTCTATGTTGGGTTCTAATCGCAGTACAAATGTGCACCAAGCCGTGGTGTATGTAAAACTCTCATTCATGCTTGTAGCTGGTATTGTTTCATCAAGACTGGTTGCagccctcctctgtctccttcaCCTCCGGGACTGAGCGCCACCTGTCTGCAGAGAAAGAGATGGCGTCCTCCAGAGCCATTGAACTCCGGGCATTCATGGATCCATGTGCCCAAGAAGAATCATCTCCTCATCTCAAATCtccaaatgtgttttgaataaaTGTTGTGGTTCATTTTAATTACTAGTCTCTCCTGATTGAAATGTATACACAACATATTAACAATGTAGACTTTTGCACATTTGTATTGAAATCATATGTAGTCTGGAGCTGATTTTGGGATGATGCTCTGGAACAATGCTGGATAACTAGCGTTGAAGGATAAGTAATCACTTTTTCAGATGAAAGGttccattatgtgtgtgtgttatttttttgtaaaatgaACTAAAAGTTGTTACAGAGAATAATAATCGTCATTCTCTGTAAATGACTGGTTAAGAACTATTTTCCAGATTGGTAGCTTTCTATTGGCTGGACTCAAGACAGCGGGTGAGACGTggtttttaaaaacatttgaaaacacaGCTCACACCGACTACTATAGAACCGAATGTGTTAGGTATTGCTGACACACGTGTCAGGTATTGCTGAGCGGTCATGACAACTTTAACAACTGTCATGACTGTTCAGATTGCATAATTTCAAACTCGTAGGGGAAGTTCTGCTAAAATGGGGTATAGTTAccctttaataataatagagtTGATTGGAAACTCAGATCAATAAAGGCCTTTTAAATTGTGAGAATAATTTATGCAACATACATAAATGAGAAGACCTGCAGTCAGGAGAGCTGGACTTTCAGAGTTCCCACAATGCAATTTACTATCCCACAGTATGGCTTAAATCGACCATGATCATTTTCATAGTTGATTATTCTAGCCATCTATTTTTCGGACGAATCATTTAGTCTAGAAATGTCATAATAGCAATGATGGCATGTTTCAAGAGTCGAAATTACTTGACATTTTCAGGATTTTGATTTAATAATGATTATTCAACCAAATACTTGAATTTCTGAAGCATTAAGCAGCATATGTTTTGTATTAGTACTTGACAAATTACTCAAACGATTAATTGATTATCAAATAAGATTTGATACATTTTCGACTAATCGACTAAtcgattaatcgactaatcgttGCAGCACTATCCACTAGATAAAAACgctagagttagagagagagagagagagagagagagagagagagagagagacagagacatgagTTCCTCATGGCAAGATCAGTCCATGTATCATCTTTGGGCCAGGCTGCACTGCAGGGCATGCGTCAACAGCTACCCCAATCATCTTGTTTGAGAGCATCCATAATTGGGCAGTAATGTTACCTGCAGGGCTCTGTTGAATGGctacaaacacaacacagtgaCTCTCCGACATCGCCTTTACGCCTACACCCTTGTGATTGACAGGACCAGAGGAAGGCTGAGATAATTCTCATTAATACATCTTACCGGGGTGAGACAGggacacaggcagagagagacagaaagacagatagaaagTAAGATACTTTGTCTCAAAGGACAATTGTAGCTTGCAGCCCTTCTTCAGTATCTGAAGAAGTACAAACTGGGACTTTTTTTGTTATCTTTTCCAGTCGCCATGATGAGCCCAAATTATGTTCTTCAGTTTCAGGCATGCAGCGATCGGGGCGGTGGGCTTGCAAAACATAGCTCCTATCCTGAAGGGACAGGACCCCTCAATCCTGGCCCTGTACTAGTTCCTTAAACACCTTGGCTCCCAGACAATAGAGGCGAGGCTCCCATGCTCCCATGTCCTGCTGAAAGGAGGCAAAGAGATTTTGTGTGCAACTCTAGCCGCGAGGGCCAAATAAAAAGGCtgatacgtatgtgtgtgtttatagtaagtgtgtgtgtgtgtgtgtgtgtgtgcgtgtgtgtgtgtgtgtgtgtgtgtgtgtgtgtgtgtgtgtgtgtatgtgtgcgtgtgtgtgtgtatgtgtttgtgcttttgagtgtgtggttgtatggtgagtgtttgtttctgtgtatgtacggtgtgtgtgtgtttgcgtatgtttcatagggtgtgtttgtgtgtgtatgttgtgtgtttgtgtgtctgtttgtttgtgtttgtatggagAAGTGTTTGAAAGAGTGAACAAGACGagatgaacaaaaaaaaaaggtcaaacTGAAAGCAAAGGGCTAATTGTTAAAAGTGATTGGAGTCTTCAGAAGTTGCATCTATACAGCTCTGACAGGCCTGGTACTCAGTGACCGACATTACGTATGTATAAAGTCTAAAAGTCGGTTGTTCTTCGCTCTTCGCTGTCTGTCCGTTATGCGCCCGCCGTTGGCCGTGCAGATGTTGGATTGCATTGAGAAAAGGTGCAGTCGGCAGCATAAAGGGTTAACTTGGGATCCCCTTGCTTTGGGCTCTGCAGTTGTGGATCGCAACGGTTTTATACAATGCACTATTGTCATAAGATGACACGTAAACCCTTGCAGAGGAGTGATGTAAATACATACCTAAAGAACATTACCCTTAATTTGTGTCGTCTTTCTCTAGAAATGTTCCCTATAGGAAGTAACTTATTtccttttaagaagtccttcaatatattgtatatattattttattccaGAAActgagatatgtgtgtgtgtgtatgtgtgtttgtgtgtttttatgtatgtgtgtatgtgtgtatgtgtgtgtgtgtgtgtgtgtgtgtttgtgtgcttgtgtatgtgtatgtgtgtggaggagggaggaagtcTACGCATGTATCGTAGACCAAGATATGTCAAACCGAAACTGCACGGTTCTGCATACCttatgcatcacacacacagacgcacacaaagtcacacgcacaaacgtaccttacacacttacacacgcacgcacccgccctcacacacacacacacacacacacacacacacacacacacacacacacacacacacacacacacacacacacttgagaatATAAATGAGACGTAAAATACCCCTTAAATACCTCCTTGCACACACAGTCCAAAAAacacccccaaacacaccgGATCAGgcaggggggcagagggagggctTGGGGGGTATACAGTCTTTTCCATTTTGGACTCAGAATGGGGAGAAGGCGAAGAGTCCGTCTCTCGCTGCTCGAGGGAAACATGAGAAGGGTCGGTACAGCGTTGGAATCTACCGCACTGGCATGAGCCGAGGCCAAAACCTCACTCTGGAAGTTTGGAAAGCACAGCGGAGTGACAGCATTTCCTGCATCAATTTAGAACCCCACAATATGGAAGACATTAAGGGCACTTAAAGAAGAACAGTCCATTTTACATTtcctggttttgttttgttatgtgtgtgcgtgtatacaagtgtgttttttttctctcttttcatgACATCTTTGGTAAATTCGAGTTGTGTAAAAGAATCCTTTCATCTGCAAACAATgaagaaaaccaaaaaaaactgCCAGTTGGTTTGAATGTTCTGTATTTCTGCAGGATTGGTTTGCTGTCATTTGTAAAATGCAAAACCCAGTTGACCACCTCCCACcatctatgtatctatgtatcaaTCTATGTATCaatctatgtatctatgtatctatctatctgtctgtctgtctgtctgtctgtctgtctgtctgtctgtctgtctgtctgtctgtctgtctgtctgtctgtctgtctgtctgtctgtctgtctgtctgtctgtctgtctgtctgtctgtctgtctgtctgtccgtccgtccgtccgtccgtccgtccgtccgtccgtccgtccgtccgtccgtccgtccgtccgtccgtccgtccgtccgtccgtccgtccgtccgtccgtccgtccgtccgtccgtccgtccgtccgtccgtccgtccgtccgtccgtccgtccgtccgtccgtccgtccgtccgtccgtccgtccgtccgtccgtccgtccgtccgtccgtccgtccgtccgtccgtccgtccgtccgtccgtccgtccgtccgtccgtccgtccgtccgtccgtccgtccgtccgtccgtccgtccgtccgtccgtccgtccgtccgtctgtctgtctgtctgtctgtgtgtcccggGGTAAGGAACAGTAGGTGAACCTACTGTTCCATTGGACGTGACATGGATGTAAATCTGGGGGAATACCAGGAAGGGATTGCCTATAGGAGGACGATGTAAAAccataataatcaataatcacaCTGTTATACAAGGCATTCACTGCACTTGGCCCTTGGTTGGCTGACATGGTTACTTACTAGCCATGTGAAAAGGAAACCATCATAGTGATCAGCAAACGCTTCTTAGTAACATGGAAGTCAAGCCAAGCGAGGCGGTTCATGTGTATGCAGTTCatgatggcacacacacacacacacacacacacacgcacacacacgcacacgcacacacacacacacacacagacacacacacacacacacagacacacacacacacagacagacacacacacacacacacacacacacacacacacacacacacacacacacacacacacacacacacacataccccccacacagacacacacatgaacacacacacaaacacagatacactcacacatacatacattcatacgtacgtacgtacatactatcacgcatacatacacctaCTCTTTCGCACACATGGGAAAGACAATACGAAGAAGCGGTCTGAGTAAGCCTTCAGGTGCTTGGAGCCGTAGCTTTTTGGCGGATCTAAGGGGTTAAAAGGGAGTCGAGTCTTTTGGCCTTCATTCAAAGAGGCAAAGGGCTCCAGGCAGTACTGGTCGCGGCTCACAGCAGCTGAAAGAGAGGGCTGCCTCCCGCGCCTCTCCCCTCCTGCGTCTCTGTCTCCATATAATTacactcgggctgacagacatgGTGCTTAAAGTAACAAAACAAAGGCGGGCCGAAAAATAAACAGAACCGCAGCCATGTAGCGGAAAAGGACGCGCCATGCCGCAGCATATAGTGCACACGTTAGGGAGGGAATGAGGGCATTGGTGCGGGAGTGAGAGCGTAAGTTAGGGAGTTAGTTAGTTTGGAAGATAGCGAGGGGGATTGTGCTTTAGGGAAGAAGGGGCCAAAACAAAAGGATCTCTTTTGAGAAACCTTGAAGGTGGGACAGGGAATTCTATTTTTATACAAGTTCAATATATGTGGAACTTGCTTAAAAGGTAAACTTATGTCTCCTACTCGTGTCTTCTTGCAAGCTatctatttttaaacatttttgtAATGTTGTTATTACGGTAACTGTCTGGTATTCACTACGAACATCTAGAAGAGCCTACCCCGGCCCAGCTCAGCTGTAGATCAGCTGCGTTACATAGCCATTAAGTGACCTTGAACCATTCATTAGTTTGGGGGTCAAGTGATCTGAACTTGGTTTGCCTTTATCAAGTGTGTATTCAGCCTTACGCGGTACAACAAAGATCGCTTGACATATAATGGGATTGTCAACCATCACCACAAACCACTTATCATGGGTTCTAGGAGATACAACAAGATGATGTCATGACTCAACCTGCAGTATGAAGACAGACAAAATGGCTTCTATCAATTAGAGCCATAATGAGGCATAAGCTAACTCAGGGACCAGAGGGGGCATTGTCATCTTCAAAGGAGATTTAAAATACACAAAGTTATATTAAACATTTGTAACATGCCTTGTTCTTTGTCCGAATATTGTTTTACATTGACATGTGTGTAACCATCCCTTTGGTGGACCATACCATTTCTCCCGGACATAGCTGAATTTGACTCTTGGGTTTTTGACtgaatacatatttatattcgATGGTATAATCTTAACTACTGTATCTTAGTCTGGAAGTGCATCGCCTACAAATGCCCTTAGGTCATAAAAAGTGGGCGTCTCCCCCTGAATATGGCTTATAATTGGCCCGCTGGCGGAGAGAGCACATGGCGTGTTGgatgcggtggaggtggtgacgtGGGGGCAAAGTGGAGCCCGTCAGGCAGCAGCAGAACTACCCAACGCCATCGCTCTTGGTTCAGTCGAGGTTCAGCACAccgcagacccccccccacccttcccacCCAAACCCAGCACTCAAGGGCCTACCTCCAATACATGCAGCCATTGGCTTCATGGGCAGTCTTAAGACAAAGGCAAAGCAACTACTCTGGACAATGAAAAACATTTACAACTGAAAAACCAGACGAAAAGGGAGggatttctttcttctttttttttttaaatgagagaCAGAAATTTGAAAAGATATAGAGAACTGAAATTGTTGGTATCATATTACTCAGAGCCAGCAGCTACACCCCTGAATCCCAAACTGCCACACAAAACCACATGCCATCCCTCTGcactcctaacacacacacgcgcgcgcgcgcgtgagtgtgcacatacatacacacacacgtacatacacacacaaaaccagatGCCATCCCTCTTCCCCCAccccactaaacacacacacacacacacacacacacacacacacacacacacacacacacacacacacacacacacacacacacacacacacaaacacacacacacattcacaaacgtCATACATACACCTCAACGCCCACCTCATAAGCCCACCTCATAAGCCCGCCCCCTCACCCCTTTCCTCCCTTTGAATCCTTCCATTGTATCCTGACCACAAATCCCACATATTGCCTGGAAAAGCAGAGAGGAAACTTGACTGAAATACACATAGGAATTTTTGATGTGGTGGATGGGAATGTCCAGGGCCCGTCTGGGAAGGCTGAACAAATGGATGATGACCTCCTCCAACAGCTTTTTAACATGTGCCCATTTGGTAAAAAAAAGTGCCAAAGCAACACATTAAAGCAGATTACGTTTTTCCTTCTCTGAAGAGACGCTCAGACCACAACCATGAGGACGTTAAAGCTTTTTAAATGTTGGGGGGATTTTTGATGCAGCCTCACTTTCCTGTTGCAACTGTAACTTTGTAATTAAGCCTCTCtgggtctttttttttctttcctccttttctttttcGAGCTCAAGTTAATTACAAGTTTCATTAGTCAGCCTATAGCTGCAGGGTtcaaaacgaaaaaagaggaaataaaaaagaataagCGCCCCCCCCTGACGAcgaccacctcaccaccacgtTGATCCTTACTGGAAGTTACGCAAGCACCGCCAGAGAGGTTCACTGCCACGGAGTCTCAGCCCCGGACCGCTTAGCTGGCTTTTTCATTTGAGTTTTCCACGAATAACTGTTGCTGAAGGACTTAAAACAGGATGCCACCCTGCCATAAACTCGGAGAGGGGCGGGTTTGGGCCTGCGCGCAGCTCTGTGGTTATCTTGTTTAATCTTTCCGACGTGTGCTTCAGTATTGTATTTTACACAATTGTGTTTGCCAAGATGGATGTTTCTCAAGGTTGCTTTTCTTCCTGAGATCTTATGATTTGGTATCGCTGCTTGAAAGGATCATATCTACAAGTTTTAGATGCTTGAGAAATCAAAAAAGCAATATTTGCATCATAGTTACAGACCTCATGAAAAACTCTGCTTAGCTAAAATCGTAGAATCCTTAAGTTGGCATTGCAATCCACTGGGTTATGCGTATTCAAAGGATTACTCATCGACATGTTATTTTGACTAAAATCCCATTCAATTAGGAATAAACACACTTGTTAAAACATGAGGCATATAATAGTACAAATACTTTATTGTCAATGTGTGAATGGCAAACTTTCTGTTGGAATCGTAAATTCTTGAGAACATTAACCAGCTTTGTCGTAATTTTAGCAGTTAACATACTGGAAACAACGCTGAAGAGAAAAATAATCAACGCCATACTTATATAGAATCAAAAGTGCCTACTCCTGTTCAGTTTTGTCCTGTTCATATACACATTACACTATACATAAATaattgcattgtaaaaatgacTCAGGTATTTAcatgtataatatattttatataatatataaagatTTATATTAAATCTAGGTAGATTACAATTACGATACTTGGTTACGAAACCTCATAGGTGTGCGCTGTTGAGTTTATGTtgctgcgtgtgtttctgtgtgcgtgtcggtgTTTGGGTCTTTGTGCATCACTGTCTACGcaatgtccatgtgtgtgtgtgtgtgtgtgtgtgtgtgtgtgtgtgtgtgtgtgtgtgtgtgtgtgtgtgtgtgtgtgtgtgtgtgtgtgtgctatcgGTGGTTGCTGAGCAGCACCTCCAGCCAGCAGGGGCAGGAGGTGATGAACTGTCTGGAGTAGCAGGGGCCCCAACCCTTGGCGAAGCTGATGCGCACGCTGCGCGGGTCCCAGGGCCCCTCCTGGCCCTCGGGCTTCACCCCGTGCTCCGCCAACCACCCGGAGCGCTCGTAGTCAAACACCTTGAGGGAGTAGCCCGGCACCACCCGGCGCACCGTCAGGCCCCCGCGGGCGCCGGGCAGGTCCAGGGTGGGGGAGTGGACAAACACCGGGTGCTGGCTGCGGTTGTACACCCACACGCCGTCCGCCTCCTGGCTCAGGGCGATGCCGTGGCCGATCTTATCGCGCACCTGTCGCACGCCGCTGGCCACGCCCCCGCGGCGAGCGCCCCGCgcgtccgccgccgccgccgtcggctCGCCGTCGGGGTCCGAGTCGTCGCCGTCGCCGTCGGCGTtgccgcggcggcggcgccgacGCTGGTAGGCGTCGGCGTGCAGCTGGCCCAGGCAGAGGCCCGTGCCCTGAGGTAGGTCGTAGAAGATGCCGAGCGAGGGCTCGCGCGCCGCGTAGAGGCGGCCCACGCGGGTCCGCTGCTCCCAGTAGGCCACGCTGCACCACTGGGAGCGGCGGTCGACGGAGGTGGTGGAGCCGATGGAGGTACCAGTGTCTGgtggggacggagagagagggaagagacagACTCTGTGTTATGCTCGTTCAGCCTGCAGGTCACAGTTAAGACACGGACACAACATTGGCGCGAGCTCGGACACACGGACGTTTGCAACAACTTTGCGCTTGTCGCTTCTCCAGCGGCTCACAGAAGAGATGATGTGTATGCTCGTGAGAACTGCTTGTGGAAGAAGAATTCATTGTGTGTATCTGCGTTGAACTAGACAATGATTGGTTGGGGAAAATCCTGCTTCGACGCAGATTGACGACGGTTTGACTGTTTGACAGTTTGCAGCCATATTTAGGTTGTTGGAATATTTGCGCTTCCCATCTGGATGTTTTTGAGTCTGTTTTGGGGGGGACTCTACCCTTCTGGAGCATGTTGGTGTAAGGTGAAAACACGATGACAGACATGTTTTCTCTCATGTCCTTGCACGCCCTATAGTACACACTCGCAGGAGCAGGGTAAAAGATTTACCAGTGTATCCACTTAATCCACGCTTTTCCTGGTGTTTGATGAGTATGCCAGACGGCAATACAGACATTCGTCAAACCATAGTTTTCTCTCCAATTGATCACGGTTCCGTTTACACATGCTTAGTCTTTTAGCCTCGTCTCTCCTTAGGAGTATGGATCAGACTTGAACATTGTCAACACACTCCGACAGCAAGGTTGAAAACAGTTTATcttgtccccccctccccttccacctCG
It encodes:
- the LOC132472454 gene encoding mothers against decapentaplegic homolog 6-like — protein: MLSFPSPQEEPYVMFKKSDKPLYGNDRFEGYCIDLLRELAAILGFTYEVRLVEDGRFGAQDEFTGQWNGMVKELMDHGSWEIVCLFPLSPSPPDTGTSIGSTTSVDRRSQWCSVAYWEQRTRVGRLYAAREPSLGIFYDLPQGTGLCLGQLHADAYQRRRRRRGNADGDGDDSDPDGEPTAAAADARGARRGGVASGVRQVRDKIGHGIALSQEADGVWVYNRSQHPVFVHSPTLDLPGARGGLTVRRVVPGYSLKVFDYERSGWLAEHGVKPEGQEGPWDPRSVRISFAKGWGPCYSRQFITSCPCWLEVLLSNHR